A single window of Sporosarcina sp. FSL W7-1349 DNA harbors:
- a CDS encoding TRAP transporter substrate-binding protein: MKKLYFVMLLMLALILAACGGGGQSDSSEGATSAESKPAESSSGSSGKATIMKIGSTDKKDVAMGKAMYKFKEVVEAETNGSITVEVFPDSQLGGERDIIEGIQLGSIQGGPIGAAVMSNFSPRFNLWSLPFIFPTREKSHEILDGPLGQEVLADLEDIGMIGFNFWESGVRNLTNNDSDIKTPEDLNGLKIRTLENQIQLDLWTELGAVPTPMAFPELFTSLQQGVVAGQENPFSVIAEANFYEVQKYLTETEHLIGVNPFLVNKKFYEGLTKEEQSAIEKAADEAQKFQREEKAKEDARYKELLIEKGMQITSLSPEERQVWADKAKPVYEKHKKEIGEDLVDRLLEESSK, translated from the coding sequence ATGAAAAAGTTGTATTTCGTCATGTTGCTAATGCTTGCCCTCATTTTGGCTGCATGTGGCGGTGGTGGGCAATCAGATTCTAGTGAAGGAGCGACTTCAGCAGAGAGCAAACCGGCCGAGAGTTCAAGCGGTTCATCTGGAAAAGCGACTATCATGAAAATTGGATCAACTGACAAAAAAGACGTTGCGATGGGTAAAGCAATGTACAAATTTAAGGAAGTGGTGGAAGCTGAGACAAACGGTTCCATCACAGTAGAAGTATTTCCCGACAGCCAACTTGGCGGAGAACGGGATATTATTGAGGGAATTCAGCTTGGCTCTATTCAAGGCGGACCAATTGGTGCAGCAGTTATGTCAAACTTCTCGCCACGTTTCAATCTTTGGTCTTTGCCGTTTATTTTCCCAACACGGGAAAAGTCGCATGAAATCTTAGATGGCCCTCTTGGACAAGAAGTATTAGCAGATCTAGAAGACATCGGCATGATAGGATTTAATTTCTGGGAAAGTGGAGTGCGCAACCTAACGAACAACGACAGTGATATTAAAACTCCAGAGGATCTAAATGGCTTGAAAATAAGAACATTGGAAAACCAAATTCAACTCGATCTTTGGACTGAACTTGGAGCAGTTCCAACCCCGATGGCATTCCCTGAATTGTTTACTTCCTTACAACAAGGGGTAGTCGCAGGTCAAGAAAATCCATTTAGCGTAATTGCAGAAGCAAATTTTTATGAAGTACAAAAGTATTTAACAGAGACTGAACATTTAATAGGAGTTAACCCTTTCTTGGTTAACAAAAAGTTCTATGAAGGGCTAACTAAAGAGGAACAGTCAGCCATTGAAAAAGCAGCTGATGAGGCACAAAAATTCCAGCGTGAAGAAAAAGCGAAGGAAGATGCACGTTATAAAGAACTCTTGATCGAAAAAGGAATGCAAATCACATCCTTGTCGCCAGAGGAGAGACAAGTATGGGCTGATAAAGCAAAACCAGTTTATGAGAAACATAAGAAAGAAATTGGTGAAGACTTAGTCGATAGACTATTAGAAGAATCGAGTAAATAA